In one window of Candidatus Scalindua sp. DNA:
- a CDS encoding FtsX-like permease family protein yields the protein MKKHINLFLLATENLVRHKTKSIVVSLCILAILLPFITAIAISEGVRFQSLGSVEESADLYVTFDEFGRNSAVPLKYLDEVKDIFGVKKVVPRIIGRCYLQDKLAVIVGIDKEHLPESTSLISGRIFENVNEVVVGSELAEHFNLHIGDQFQMRGQNIKFFTVVGFFSSASNIWSASMLFMSFGDAGELFGKHDIATDIQLYSVPGHNSEIATELYYIFEGEPYRLQDKDMIALYVKKGFMLKEGIFTALYTVAFALGIPSILVASGFGLSERRKEIGIMKATGWQTLEVLELITFEQLLISLSGAVTAILLSITWMKCFNGAFIAQFFIGEINLLPEFVVPARFLPLPCLLSFFFAILLTMVGSIYSSWRASTESPVRSLK from the coding sequence TTGAAGAAACATATTAATTTATTTCTTTTAGCAACAGAAAATTTAGTAAGGCACAAAACAAAGTCTATTGTTGTCTCACTCTGCATACTAGCCATACTTTTACCATTTATAACAGCTATTGCCATTTCAGAAGGTGTCAGGTTTCAATCACTTGGTTCTGTCGAAGAAAGTGCTGATCTCTATGTAACATTTGATGAATTTGGAAGAAATTCTGCAGTTCCTCTTAAATACCTGGATGAGGTGAAAGATATCTTCGGGGTAAAAAAGGTTGTACCACGAATTATCGGCAGATGTTACCTGCAAGATAAACTTGCGGTTATTGTGGGGATCGATAAAGAGCATCTGCCGGAATCAACTTCCTTAATTTCAGGAAGGATTTTTGAAAATGTTAATGAGGTGGTGGTTGGTAGCGAATTGGCAGAACACTTTAATCTCCATATCGGTGATCAGTTTCAAATGCGTGGACAGAATATAAAGTTTTTTACTGTCGTGGGTTTTTTCTCTTCTGCTTCGAATATCTGGAGTGCGTCCATGCTTTTCATGTCTTTCGGTGATGCCGGTGAGTTATTCGGGAAACATGACATTGCCACTGATATACAGCTATACAGCGTTCCGGGACACAACTCGGAGATTGCGACTGAACTGTACTATATATTTGAGGGAGAGCCATACCGATTGCAGGATAAAGATATGATAGCATTGTATGTTAAAAAAGGATTTATGCTCAAAGAGGGAATCTTTACCGCGTTATATACCGTAGCATTTGCCTTGGGGATTCCATCTATCCTCGTAGCGTCGGGCTTTGGATTATCAGAACGGAGAAAGGAGATCGGTATCATGAAGGCTACCGGTTGGCAGACGCTGGAGGTTCTGGAACTTATCACTTTTGAACAGTTATTAATCAGTTTATCTGGTGCAGTAACTGCCATATTGTTATCGATTACATGGATGAAGTGTTTCAATGGGGCTTTTATCGCGCAATTTTTTATTGGAGAGATAAATCTGCTACCTGAATTTGTTGTTCCTGCAAGGTTTTTACCTTTACCGTGCCTCCTGAGTTTTTTCTTTGCGATACTCCTGACCATGGTCGGGAGTATCTATTCTTCATGGAGGGCGTCAACCGAGTCACCTGTCAGGTCATTAAAATGA
- a CDS encoding ABC transporter ATP-binding protein has product MMIRTEKLWKYYSIHSRHEVSAIRDINLSISKSAFIVFNGPSGSGKTTLLNIIGALDRPTEGKVFIYDEEITSFSDIGLARLRREKIGFIFQDFHLVPRLSSWENVSYPLIPLGIGFRERLQRAKLLLENVGLGDRLAHTPEELSGGQQQRVAIARALINNPEIIIADEPTSNIDEETGKQLLELLKELQAHGVTILVATHDTGFEKVADTIYTIRNGRIE; this is encoded by the coding sequence ATGATGATACGAACCGAAAAACTCTGGAAATATTACAGCATACACTCACGGCACGAAGTGAGTGCTATAAGAGACATTAATCTGAGTATATCAAAGAGCGCATTTATCGTATTTAACGGTCCATCCGGTTCAGGGAAGACTACCCTCCTGAATATTATCGGCGCTCTGGACAGGCCGACTGAAGGGAAAGTGTTCATATATGATGAAGAGATTACTTCATTTTCAGACATTGGCCTTGCAAGATTACGTCGTGAGAAGATAGGTTTTATCTTTCAGGATTTCCACCTCGTTCCGAGGCTTTCCAGCTGGGAGAATGTATCATATCCGCTTATACCACTGGGTATCGGCTTCAGAGAACGTCTTCAAAGGGCAAAACTGCTTTTGGAAAATGTGGGCCTTGGCGACAGGTTAGCTCATACGCCTGAAGAACTCAGCGGAGGACAGCAACAGCGGGTGGCGATAGCACGGGCACTGATAAATAACCCTGAAATTATTATTGCAGACGAACCAACCTCCAACATTGATGAAGAGACCGGCAAACAGTTACTGGAACTTTTAAAGGAATTACAAGCCCACGGAGTCACAATACTGGTGGCTACGCATGATACCGGTTTTGAAAAAGTAGCTGATACCATTTATACAATAAGAAATGGCAGGATAGAATGA
- a CDS encoding universal stress protein: MIKIKRILFPTDFSPCAEHALKYALTFASEHKAKLYVMHVVGDFYSPSVTGENGEPADPPDFKKMEAEAKKAIQQLIPERFMEELEVENIIVQGTPFREIVKSAKKYNVDLITIATHGRKGISHMLMGSTAERVVQMAPCPVLTIKHPEHEFVLP, translated from the coding sequence ATGATTAAAATAAAAAGAATATTATTTCCGACAGACTTTTCTCCCTGTGCAGAACATGCCTTAAAGTACGCCCTTACTTTTGCTTCTGAACATAAGGCAAAACTGTACGTTATGCATGTAGTTGGAGACTTTTATTCCCCTTCAGTAACCGGAGAAAATGGTGAACCCGCTGATCCCCCAGACTTTAAAAAAATGGAAGCAGAAGCAAAAAAGGCAATTCAACAATTGATACCTGAGCGATTTATGGAAGAGTTAGAAGTTGAGAATATTATCGTACAGGGAACACCGTTCCGGGAAATTGTCAAATCTGCAAAAAAATACAATGTAGACCTTATAACCATTGCTACTCATGGTAGAAAAGGGATTTCTCACATGCTTATGGGGAGTACGGCGGAAAGGGTTGTACAAATGGCTCCATGCCCGGTGCTTACGATAAAACATCCGGAACATGAGTTCGTGCTTCCATGA
- a CDS encoding cytochrome P460 family protein, with translation METNNRMNAQRLWEYMTTEKPYQHYSYWPDKEGFYKSLMPAANIQKLYLNNLALDTVVNKKGVFPHGSLLIKEMYTDDKKLNLLTVMYKEKGFNPSGNDWYWVKYKPDGEAPLEGKVELCIKCHEGTKGNDYVFTGSIK, from the coding sequence ATGGAAACGAATAACAGGATGAATGCACAGAGGCTGTGGGAATATATGACAACGGAAAAACCATATCAACACTATTCTTACTGGCCGGATAAAGAGGGGTTTTATAAAAGCTTAATGCCCGCCGCAAATATCCAGAAGCTGTATCTAAATAATCTCGCACTTGATACTGTTGTTAACAAAAAAGGAGTGTTTCCCCATGGATCTCTCTTAATCAAGGAAATGTATACCGATGACAAGAAGTTGAACTTGTTAACGGTAATGTATAAAGAGAAAGGATTCAACCCTTCGGGAAATGACTGGTACTGGGTTAAATATAAACCAGACGGCGAGGCCCCGCTGGAAGGAAAAGTTGAACTCTGCATCAAATGTCATGAGGGAACGAAAGGCAATGATTATGTGTTTACCGGAAGTATTAAGTGA
- a CDS encoding MBL fold metallo-hydrolase, with protein sequence MYFKQIKVPGIGCLSYVVGCPSEKVAAVIDPKRDIQDYLDIAKSEGMKITHVIETHIHADHVSGNQELRKSTGADIYLHEAASVAFDHKTLREGDIIDLGTAKLGVIYTPGHTPNSLSLLVTDKSRSEDPWLLLSGDLVFVGDIGRPDLAGEELLEKQVEDLHKSIYQKLGKLPGSLEVFPAHGQGSLCGKGMSSKTSSTLGFERDTNPLLNIESFDEFKKFFMQTYPARPKSFSSIIAMNTKGVPLLESSSRDRSLSPLQFQQAMNESAVVIDTRDAAAYGGVHIPGTINIGVDNQMANWISMAVEPESNILLVVADEAQYREMCIILYRIGYDNIIGYLQGGLPAWQEEGFKITSLPQMSVHDLKNKLDRNEVQQVVDVRTEAEWNSGHIAGAEHLVLTEILLKGVSLQKNDEIVVTCRVGYRGNIAASYLEQQGFNKIYNLAGGMKAWANAGFSVQNEHN encoded by the coding sequence ATGTATTTTAAACAAATTAAGGTGCCGGGAATAGGATGCCTCTCATATGTAGTAGGATGCCCTTCAGAAAAAGTGGCAGCAGTCATTGATCCGAAAAGGGACATACAGGACTATCTTGATATTGCCAAGAGCGAGGGAATGAAGATAACGCATGTTATTGAAACACACATTCATGCTGACCATGTGAGTGGAAACCAGGAACTCCGTAAGAGCACAGGAGCTGATATCTATTTACACGAAGCAGCATCGGTTGCCTTCGATCACAAGACATTAAGGGAAGGAGATATTATAGACCTGGGAACTGCAAAACTTGGAGTAATCTATACTCCCGGTCACACCCCGAATTCTCTATCGCTTTTGGTAACTGACAAAAGCCGCTCTGAAGATCCCTGGCTCTTACTCAGCGGTGATCTTGTTTTTGTGGGAGATATCGGGAGACCTGACCTGGCAGGTGAGGAACTTTTAGAAAAGCAGGTAGAGGATCTACATAAGAGTATTTACCAAAAACTGGGCAAACTTCCCGGAAGTTTAGAGGTTTTTCCCGCCCATGGACAGGGCTCACTGTGCGGCAAGGGGATGAGTTCGAAAACCAGTTCAACATTGGGTTTCGAACGCGATACGAATCCATTACTGAATATTGAATCATTTGATGAGTTTAAGAAATTCTTTATGCAGACATACCCTGCGCGTCCTAAAAGTTTTTCAAGTATTATAGCGATGAATACGAAGGGAGTCCCGCTTCTGGAAAGTTCTTCCAGAGATCGTAGTCTGTCCCCACTACAATTTCAACAGGCAATGAATGAAAGTGCAGTCGTTATCGATACACGGGATGCCGCTGCCTACGGCGGTGTTCATATTCCCGGTACTATTAATATTGGTGTTGACAACCAGATGGCCAACTGGATCAGTATGGCCGTAGAACCGGAATCGAATATCCTTCTCGTAGTTGCTGACGAGGCGCAGTATCGTGAAATGTGCATCATACTCTACAGGATCGGTTACGATAACATTATTGGCTATCTGCAGGGTGGTTTGCCTGCGTGGCAGGAGGAGGGATTCAAGATAACCAGTTTACCCCAGATGTCGGTCCATGATCTAAAGAACAAACTTGACAGGAATGAGGTTCAACAGGTAGTAGATGTGAGGACAGAAGCAGAGTGGAACTCCGGACATATAGCAGGTGCGGAACATCTGGTACTAACAGAAATACTTCTCAAAGGTGTATCATTACAGAAAAATGATGAAATAGTTGTAACCTGCCGAGTAGGTTACCGGGGTAATATAGCTGCCAGTTATCTGGAGCAACAAGGTTTTAACAAAATTTATAACCTTGCTGGAGGTATGAAGGCGTGGGCTAATGCAGGCTTTTCAGTGCAAAATGAGCATAATTGA
- a CDS encoding zinc-dependent alcohol dehydrogenase family protein — MKAMILKKTGSFSENKDPLELVILPEPVPLENEILIRVSACGVCHTELDEIEGRISPPGLPVILGHQVVGTIAQTGRKVSNFKNGERVGVGWFYSSCERCRFCLEGNENLCQKIQATGRDVNGGYAQYMTVPERSAFHIPDLFSDSEAAPLLCAGAIGYRSLRLTGLKDGQNLGLTGFGASAHLVLQMVRYRFPNSKVYVSARSERERAFAMELGAEWTGATEEDSPEKLDCIIDTTPVWRPIIQALKNLESGGRLVINAIRKEERDKESLLELDYPAHLWMEKEIKSVANVSRGDIRGFLELAAKISIKPEVQEFSLEEANVALSELKEKKIRGAKVLVIT; from the coding sequence ATGAAAGCAATGATACTAAAAAAGACTGGAAGTTTCTCGGAGAATAAGGATCCGCTTGAGCTGGTGATCCTGCCGGAACCCGTACCGTTAGAGAATGAGATTCTGATCAGAGTATCAGCATGCGGGGTTTGCCATACCGAATTAGATGAAATTGAGGGGAGGATATCACCGCCGGGATTGCCCGTGATACTGGGGCATCAGGTTGTTGGTACGATAGCGCAAACCGGTAGAAAGGTGAGTAATTTTAAGAATGGAGAGAGAGTTGGAGTCGGCTGGTTTTATTCCTCATGTGAAAGGTGCAGGTTTTGCCTTGAAGGGAATGAGAATCTTTGTCAGAAGATTCAAGCTACCGGGAGAGATGTAAATGGAGGATATGCTCAATACATGACTGTCCCTGAACGTTCCGCATTCCACATTCCTGATCTCTTTTCTGATTCAGAAGCAGCGCCTCTCCTGTGTGCTGGTGCGATCGGATACCGATCACTCAGGTTAACCGGTCTCAAAGATGGGCAGAATCTGGGGCTTACCGGATTTGGGGCTTCTGCACACCTGGTATTGCAGATGGTCAGATATCGGTTTCCGAACTCAAAAGTGTATGTATCTGCAAGAAGTGAAAGAGAGAGAGCGTTTGCAATGGAATTAGGTGCAGAATGGACAGGTGCAACTGAAGAGGATTCTCCGGAAAAGCTGGATTGTATAATTGACACTACACCAGTGTGGAGGCCCATTATTCAAGCCCTGAAGAATCTCGAATCAGGTGGTAGGCTTGTTATCAATGCTATTCGGAAGGAGGAGAGAGACAAAGAGTCCCTATTGGAATTAGATTATCCCGCCCATTTATGGATGGAAAAGGAGATAAAATCTGTGGCCAATGTGAGTCGGGGGGATATTAGAGGATTTTTGGAACTTGCAGCGAAAATTTCAATCAAGCCGGAAGTTCAGGAGTTTTCGCTGGAAGAGGCAAACGTGGCTTTGTCCGAACTTAAGGAGAAGAAGATCAGGGGAGCAAAGGTCCTGGTAATTACCTGA
- a CDS encoding HD domain-containing protein, which produces MEELLQFLFEVGHLKNVQRSGWCLIGNRAPESVAEHSFRCAVLGYFLAQAENIDTHKVVLMCLFHDVHESRISDLHKVAQRYINVKECQEEVSQDQIKSLKNPQRDEIGDLLKEFSNQETRESKVAKDADSLECVLQAREYQVQEGRKDAEDWIRNAHGTMKSDSAKKLMALIENSDPNEWWKKLKEK; this is translated from the coding sequence ATGGAGGAATTATTACAATTTCTTTTCGAGGTAGGACATTTGAAAAATGTTCAAAGAAGCGGGTGGTGTTTAATTGGAAACCGCGCCCCTGAGAGCGTAGCCGAACATTCATTCCGGTGCGCAGTTTTAGGATATTTTTTAGCTCAAGCAGAAAATATTGATACGCATAAGGTAGTTTTAATGTGTCTGTTTCATGATGTACACGAATCACGGATAAGTGATCTGCATAAAGTCGCGCAAAGGTATATAAACGTGAAAGAATGCCAGGAGGAGGTATCTCAAGACCAGATCAAATCCTTGAAAAACCCGCAGAGAGATGAAATTGGAGATCTCCTGAAAGAATTCTCAAACCAGGAGACCAGGGAGAGCAAGGTAGCCAAAGATGCGGACAGCCTGGAGTGTGTCCTTCAGGCAAGGGAGTATCAGGTACAAGAGGGGCGTAAGGATGCTGAAGATTGGATCAGGAACGCTCATGGTACCATGAAGAGTGATTCTGCAAAAAAACTCATGGCCTTGATTGAAAACTCTGATCCGAATGAGTGGTGGAAGAAGTTGAAAGAAAAGTGA
- the hemB gene encoding porphobilinogen synthase, giving the protein MRALVREEHLSVNDLIMPLFVRPGSGLKREITSMPGNYQFSVDTLVEEVRELADLGIPGVILFGIPEKKDGLGTEAYADDGIIQKAVRAIKKNVSDILVITDVCMCEYTDHGHCGYIRTDEKTGEHLVDNDETLKLLSREALSHADAGVDIVAPSDMMDGRVDAIRTILDDNGYGEIPIMSYAAKYASAFYGPFRDAAESPPSFGDRKSYQMDPANAREALREVSLDIDEGADIVMVKPALPYLDIIKLIKDTFEYPVAAYNVSGEFSMVKAAHEKGWIDERSVAMESLLGMKRAGADIILTYWAKDAARWLTTC; this is encoded by the coding sequence ATGCGTGCACTCGTCCGTGAGGAACACCTCTCGGTCAATGACCTCATTATGCCACTCTTTGTCCGTCCTGGAAGCGGCCTCAAGCGTGAAATCACTTCAATGCCGGGAAATTATCAATTCTCAGTTGATACCTTGGTAGAAGAAGTCCGTGAACTTGCAGATCTTGGCATTCCAGGCGTTATATTATTCGGCATTCCTGAAAAAAAAGACGGGCTGGGAACCGAAGCATACGCTGATGACGGTATTATACAAAAAGCAGTGAGAGCAATTAAGAAAAATGTTTCAGATATCCTCGTTATCACCGATGTCTGCATGTGTGAGTACACAGATCATGGTCATTGTGGGTATATAAGGACGGATGAGAAAACAGGGGAGCATCTGGTAGACAATGATGAGACCCTGAAACTTCTCTCCCGGGAAGCACTGTCCCATGCAGATGCAGGTGTAGACATTGTTGCCCCAAGTGACATGATGGATGGACGTGTGGATGCTATCAGGACTATCCTTGATGATAACGGTTACGGGGAAATTCCTATTATGTCTTACGCAGCCAAGTATGCCTCGGCATTTTACGGACCATTCAGAGATGCCGCTGAATCACCGCCGAGTTTTGGTGATAGAAAATCGTACCAGATGGACCCGGCAAATGCGAGAGAAGCCTTGCGCGAGGTATCCCTGGATATTGACGAGGGAGCGGATATTGTAATGGTAAAACCAGCACTTCCGTATCTTGACATTATCAAGCTCATTAAGGACACCTTCGAATATCCTGTAGCCGCTTACAACGTCAGTGGTGAATTTTCCATGGTAAAGGCGGCTCATGAAAAGGGGTGGATTGATGAGAGAAGTGTTGCCATGGAGTCATTACTGGGAATGAAAAGGGCAGGTGCCGACATTATCCTCACCTATTGGGCGAAGGATGCTGCACGCTGGCTCACAACGTGTTAA
- a CDS encoding type II toxin-antitoxin system RelE/ParE family toxin: protein MQWFLRFTPDAGDIIQRTGRARKLRWRQKGQGKRGGLRVIYFHHAEKDTIWMLALYEKKEKEDLSKSDKEVIKQLIGVTFIRLPKLVTI from the coding sequence ATGCAATGGTTTCTGCGTTTTACGCCCGATGCAGGAGATATTATTCAACGCACAGGCAGAGCGCGAAAATTGAGATGGCGACAGAAAGGGCAAGGGAAAAGAGGTGGTTTGCGTGTCATATACTTTCACCATGCAGAAAAAGACACTATATGGATGCTGGCTCTTTATGAGAAGAAAGAAAAAGAAGATTTATCAAAATCTGACAAGGAAGTCATTAAACAATTGATAGGGGTAACATTTATAAGGCTCCCTAAACTTGTAACGATTTGA
- a CDS encoding M48 family metallopeptidase: MVKKNSRTTIFTVSLLVLILFFAIGCANTGPPISKNELEQLEDEIEKQAAGIYVNNWGRVWEVGVNVLNTLPDGIIKKRAAIGALIGDNSEEIARLFNLSSDKGCVVLRVAPDSIAEEAGLKVGDYIKTIDGEVYDDCKDSVFEADKTHIVVIERGGDAFSYKVKPVETPYVRIVLKETGTINAYAGFSGIVFTLGLVNFVEDDNELAVIMGHELAHLTSKHIPRNLGMAALCGIFSGITGPFAPLTYKSLYGPYSRDNEREADYLGLLYAHRAGYDIEKGVGLWRRFALEMPMSRSKSFLRNHPASTERLLRVKKTVELVKSGN, encoded by the coding sequence ATGGTAAAAAAAAATTCTAGGACCACGATCTTCACCGTATCACTGCTGGTGCTTATCCTCTTCTTTGCCATTGGATGTGCCAATACCGGGCCTCCAATTTCAAAGAATGAGCTTGAACAGCTGGAGGATGAGATAGAGAAACAGGCAGCAGGAATCTATGTAAATAATTGGGGAAGGGTCTGGGAGGTGGGGGTCAACGTATTGAATACCCTGCCGGATGGTATAATAAAAAAGCGTGCTGCTATCGGCGCCCTGATCGGTGATAATTCAGAAGAGATTGCCAGGCTGTTTAATCTGTCCTCAGACAAAGGCTGTGTAGTATTGAGGGTAGCTCCTGACAGTATCGCGGAAGAGGCGGGTCTTAAAGTTGGTGATTATATAAAGACTATTGACGGTGAGGTGTATGATGATTGTAAGGATAGTGTATTTGAAGCAGACAAAACCCACATAGTTGTCATAGAAAGGGGGGGGGATGCGTTCTCATATAAGGTGAAACCAGTGGAGACCCCTTACGTGAGAATTGTTCTTAAAGAAACGGGCACTATTAATGCATATGCCGGGTTTTCTGGAATTGTATTTACCTTGGGGTTGGTCAATTTTGTGGAGGATGATAATGAACTGGCCGTTATTATGGGACATGAGTTAGCACACCTGACATCAAAACACATACCCAGGAACCTGGGTATGGCGGCACTTTGTGGCATTTTCAGCGGTATTACGGGACCATTTGCTCCTCTTACGTATAAGTCTCTCTATGGGCCTTACAGCAGAGACAATGAGAGAGAGGCCGATTACCTGGGCCTTCTCTATGCTCACCGTGCTGGCTATGACATAGAGAAGGGTGTGGGGCTCTGGAGGAGGTTTGCATTGGAAATGCCAATGAGCCGGTCGAAGAGCTTTCTCCGGAATCATCCTGCGAGTACCGAACGCTTGCTGCGGGTTAAAAAAACAGTAGAGCTTGTAAAATCTGGTAACTAG
- a CDS encoding molybdopterin oxidoreductase family protein encodes MTIDTAAFMVYSLFFPVTPGHAMIRKAKSVCPHDCPDTCGILASVSEGKLVKVQGDPDHFGTRGFLCKKVRNYPERVYSPDRLLYPLKRVGKKGTGAFERISWDEAAKTITRKFHETISSNGSESILPFSGSGTLGLVNGSVAGKRFFNRLGASRLDRTICSKGGRIGYKYTLGASLGADPLAIPRSKLIISWGTNPYSTNIHQIPLIQEAKKNGATYIVVNPCKIKSVAMADLFLQPKPGSDAALALGVMNIIINNSLYDKDFVEKHTEGFAALTKRVQEYPPEKAAEITGIKKEMIQEFAKLYARQIPSFIYAGSGMQHHTNGGMMIRTISCLPGLVGAWKYPGGGMFYPTSESFPINWENIEGGELCPNTPRSINMNQLGETLLHANPKIHGLYIYNANPAAVLFNQRKVIGGLCREDLFTVVHEQLFTDTVRYADIVLPATTQFEQTDLHHSYFHLSLQLNEPVIEPLGQSRSNIDTFRILAQAMGFKETCFQETAFDIINRALETDSPYLKGITLDRLKEGGVLRLSLPDEFHLPYPDLVFPTPSGKIEFYSERMKSKDFNPLPSHNPLEEGPLRSPDLYKKYPIYLLTPSAKSFLNSNFANLSSSKSAEKRPTLEMHSEDAEKRKIQTGDLVKVFNDRGECYLWAVIEDSVKEGVAVNTGIWWNSLSPGGCNSNQTTPDRTADLGGGSTYNTNLVQIEKADDHTLSTVLSS; translated from the coding sequence TTGACAATAGATACTGCTGCATTTATGGTATACTCTTTATTTTTCCCTGTCACCCCCGGCCATGCGATGATAAGAAAAGCAAAAAGTGTCTGCCCGCACGATTGTCCTGATACCTGTGGAATACTTGCTTCTGTTTCTGAAGGAAAACTTGTTAAAGTTCAAGGAGACCCGGACCACTTTGGTACCAGGGGTTTTCTCTGTAAAAAAGTGAGAAATTATCCTGAAAGAGTCTACAGCCCTGACAGATTATTATACCCGCTCAAAAGAGTCGGAAAGAAGGGTACAGGAGCATTTGAGAGGATATCATGGGATGAGGCAGCAAAAACTATAACCAGAAAATTCCATGAAACGATTTCAAGTAATGGGTCTGAATCGATATTACCTTTTTCCGGTTCGGGAACACTTGGATTAGTAAACGGTAGTGTTGCCGGTAAAAGATTTTTCAATCGCCTCGGTGCATCACGTCTCGACCGGACAATATGCTCGAAGGGAGGGAGAATAGGATATAAATATACACTTGGGGCTTCCCTGGGAGCAGACCCATTAGCTATTCCACGATCGAAACTCATCATCTCGTGGGGAACGAATCCCTATTCTACGAATATCCACCAGATACCTCTCATACAGGAAGCAAAAAAAAACGGGGCCACGTACATCGTAGTAAATCCCTGCAAGATAAAGTCAGTCGCAATGGCAGACCTATTTCTTCAACCGAAGCCCGGAAGTGATGCAGCACTCGCATTGGGAGTAATGAACATAATCATTAACAACTCTTTATATGACAAGGATTTCGTTGAGAAGCATACAGAGGGGTTTGCAGCGCTGACTAAAAGGGTCCAGGAATATCCCCCGGAAAAGGCAGCAGAGATTACGGGTATAAAAAAAGAGATGATCCAGGAATTTGCAAAGCTGTACGCCCGCCAAATCCCATCTTTTATCTATGCCGGATCGGGAATGCAACATCATACAAATGGAGGTATGATGATACGGACAATCTCCTGTTTACCCGGTCTCGTCGGTGCATGGAAATATCCGGGAGGAGGCATGTTCTATCCAACCAGTGAGTCATTCCCCATTAACTGGGAAAATATTGAAGGCGGAGAGCTCTGTCCAAACACTCCGAGATCTATTAATATGAACCAATTGGGCGAAACACTCCTCCATGCAAATCCAAAAATTCACGGTCTCTACATATACAATGCAAACCCTGCTGCCGTTCTCTTTAATCAACGAAAGGTAATTGGGGGTCTCTGCCGCGAAGATCTCTTCACCGTTGTACATGAACAACTCTTTACCGATACGGTTCGCTATGCCGACATTGTCCTGCCTGCCACAACCCAATTCGAACAAACGGACCTGCATCATTCCTACTTTCACTTATCACTGCAATTAAACGAACCAGTGATTGAGCCTTTAGGTCAAAGCAGATCGAACATTGATACCTTCAGGATACTGGCACAAGCAATGGGTTTCAAGGAAACGTGCTTTCAGGAAACAGCGTTTGACATCATTAACCGTGCCTTGGAAACAGACAGCCCCTATCTGAAAGGGATTACACTTGACAGGTTGAAAGAAGGCGGAGTATTGCGTTTAAGCCTGCCAGATGAATTTCACCTGCCATACCCTGATCTTGTTTTCCCTACACCATCTGGAAAGATCGAATTTTATTCGGAAAGGATGAAGTCGAAGGATTTCAATCCGCTACCCTCTCACAACCCTCTTGAGGAAGGGCCATTACGTTCTCCGGATCTCTACAAAAAATATCCGATTTATCTTCTAACACCCTCGGCAAAATCATTTTTAAATTCTAATTTTGCCAATCTTTCCTCCTCAAAGAGTGCAGAGAAGCGACCTACCCTGGAAATGCATTCTGAAGATGCGGAAAAACGTAAGATACAGACCGGTGATCTTGTAAAAGTCTTTAATGATCGCGGAGAATGTTATCTGTGGGCCGTTATTGAGGATAGCGTAAAAGAGGGTGTAGCAGTCAATACAGGAATCTGGTGGAATTCCTTAAGTCCCGGAGGGTGTAACAGTAATCAGACAACACCTGACCGAACAGCAGACCTGGGCGGAGGCTCAACCTACAACACTAACCTGGTCCAGATTGAAAAGGCGGATGATCATACTCTTTCGACAGTTTTATCCTCCTAA